DNA sequence from the Desulfomicrobium macestii genome:
GGCCGCCCTTTGGGGCGATTTTTTCCTTCATTCCGGCGCATCCGGCGAGCAGCAGCATTGTCGCGCACAGAATCGCAAGTCGCACGGAGCTGCTCATAGCAGGAAGACCTCATAGGAGAAGGTCTCGGGATCTTCACCTTTTTTGGAGTGTTTTGGCCCGGCCTCGAAGCTAATGCTGCGGGGGGTGACCTTCATGATCTTGAACTCGTGGGGCAAACCCTGGAAGTTCACGGCGATGGTGTCCCCGCCCTTGAACACCGCCAGTTCATCGTAGCCGTTTATCTGGACGATGACCCGTTCAACCTTGCCCGCCATGACGATGCCCATGACCACCACTTGCTGAATGGCCTGGGCATACTGGTAGGGATTGGTGATGGCCTCGGTTTGCCTGAACGGGTCGCGCTGGGCGTTATCCGCCCTGGCCGGAGCCGATTGGAGCAGAAGTGCCAGGAGCAGGGCCGCGATTATCTTGTGCATGTAAAACCTCTGCATGTTCAGATCATGAGATTGAAGGTGATTTCCAGAAATTCGCCGTTACCGGCCGTAAGTGCTACCTCGTCGACCCTGATGGCGTCGGGCATGTTTCGCAGCGACTCCAGCAACTGCAGAAAGCCGTGAAAGGAGCCGGACAGGCTGAGCTGGAAGAGGTTCCATTCCAGTTGCAGCAGGGTGTCCGATTTGCGCCCTCCCGGAGTTAGGGACACTACCTTCAGTCCGCTTGCCGCCACATGCTCGTTGATCTGACGCAGCATGTGGGTGACCTCCCTGGCCTCTCCGGTGTGCATGAGGGTGCCCTTGAGCCTTTTGTTCACTTCCTCAAGGTCCTTCTTGGCGTTTTCCAGTTCATGTTTGACCTGGATCAGGGGCGGGATTTGCTTCAGCCCGTTGACCTCTCCGACGACCTTGTTCAGGGCCGCCACGGTCTTTTTGAACTCCTTTTCCTGGGGTTCGTAGACCTTCTTCATGTAGAAGAAGGTACAGGCGATGATGATGGCGGCCATGATGCCGTACTTTTCGAACTGGGACAGTTTCTTCATGCTCACGGCATTCACCCCTTGATGTTGACGGTCATCTCGAATTCCAGCCGTCCGACCCCGGCCGTGATTTTGTCGATCACGGCCGAGTCGCACCAGCCCCGCTCCTGTAATTTGGCAGCGTAGGATCCCAGCGCCTCCAGATCAAAAGCGCTGCCCGTGAGCTTGAAGGCGCTTTTATCCGCCTGGGCAAAGGATTTGAGGACAATGTGTTCGGGCATGTCCTGCCCCATGTCCCGGAAGAATTCGATGAATCTGTTCATTTCCTGATCGGCCTGGGTTTCCATGTAGTGCAGCCGTTTTCCGGCTTGCTCCACTTCCTTGCCCAGCTTGTCCTTCTCGGCGAGGAGCCCCTCGTAGGTGGCTATCTCGGCCTTTCTCTTTTTGAGGTCGGTTTCGTAGATGGCGATTTGCGCCTTGTAGTCCTGTTCCTGGTATCTCATGAAGGCGTAGTGCCCGGTCAGGCTCAGGACCAAAATGCCTGTGATGGCCACGGGCACGAGGTAGGCGCTCTGTCGGATACGCACGGAGAGGGGCACGCTGTCGTCGATGCCGGCTTGACGCGCGCCCGCGCCATGCAATTCGCGCATGGCCGCGCCGACCACAGTGCCGTATACGGCGTGGGAGGGGTCTCCCTTGGCGTCAGCCAGTCCGGCCGAGCGAGGCAGATCCAGGGGCATCGCGCCATTGGGGCAGAATTCGGAGATGAAGTCGACGATGTCCCTGTCCGTGGCTCCCAGACCCGAAAGAATCAGGGGTTCGGGCTGGGGCACCTGCCGCACCGTGAAGCGCATGGTGTCGACCAGGTCCTGGGAAACGAGCTCTCCTGAAACATGGGCAGCAATGGACTCCTGGCTGAGGCTCAGCGTGTTGATCTGCTGGGGGATGCCGCCGCTCAGGACCGCGAAATTCGAATAGTCCTGTCCTACCTCCAGCACGGCCCGAGGGGTGTCGCGGCCGTCCATGTGCAGGACGTAGTAGAAGCAGGCTTCGGGCGGATAGATGCGCGTCAGGCGAAAGCCCGCCACCTTGAAGCGCTCCCGCACGGCCCGGTACACGTTGCGTTCGATGGCGGCCACGTTCACCGTGGTCTGGTCGTCGTCCTCGTAGACGATGTCGCCGGGCTTGGCTTTGAGTTCGGGTTTTCGTTCCACGGCGATGAGGGCCGTGACGCCGTTTATGCCCGTGTACGGCTCCACTTCCCACTTCACGGCCTCGCGCAACTGGTAGGCTTTCATGCCCCTGATCTTGGCCCGGTCCATGAGCAGTTCGAAGGCCCGGGCCAGGGGCGAGACGAGAATGGCCGCACCGCCGCTCACGCCCAGGCGTTCGGCCAGGGCCTTGAGGCTGGCCACGTCGGGCAGGTCTTCGTGGGTGTCGGGGCGCTTCAGGGACGCGTAGTCGATGATTTCGAAGCCCCGGCCCTGGCGGCGGACCACGGCGGCGCGGATGTCGTCGCCGGCCATCTCCACGGCCAGGATGCGCCTGCCGGGCGAGGGAAGACGAAAACCGCCGCTGCTTGATCCTTTCTTGGAGGAACTCGCCCGCCACGGGCGCGGCATCTTGGGAAAACGCATCAGTTCATATCCTTAAGGCAAGAGGCCAAAGTCGTCGGTGTCCACGGTCAGGGCCGTTTTTTGCCCACTGCCGGGAGCGGCCGTGACGGGGAAGAGTAGGATAGTTCCGCTCTCGCTCGCCTCGGGTTCGTCGTCTCCGTCGGTGTCGTTCCAGAAGATCAGGCAACGCCCGCCGGTGGTGGCATTGGTTGCCGAAAAATCGGAGTAGGCGAAGACAGGCGGGCTGGTGGCGTTGCCTGCGGCCCAGTCGCCAGCGATGGCAGCTTCAAGGATGTCCACACCGGCCACGGGAGCCTGGGTGGAGGCGAGAAAGCGGGCTTTGGTCGTGGTATCGGCATTGATGACTGTGAAGCGTTGCAGTTCGAAAAAGCCCTGCCGCCACTGTGTGCCGCTCACGATGAGGTGGCGGTTGTCCTTGTTATCGTTGAGCAAGGCATCGTAGTCATCCACGTCAAAGGCTTCCGTGAGAATCGTAGGGTCGGTGCCGTTGTTGCTGCCGAAGTCGAACTGTCCGTCGAACCCGCGTGACAGGACCAGCATGGCGTCGTTGGTGTCATCCTTGAAAAAGAGGAATTCCCGGCCCCAAGCGTCGCGCAGCACGTTGTCCGCGCCTGCCTTAAAGGGAGCTCCGATATAGGGGTGCCGCCAGCCAAGTCCAAAGCGGGTGGCGTTAAGGTCATCGTCGGCCAAGCCCGGTTTGTCGGTCCACAGGCCGCGTGGTTGGCCCGTGGTGTAGGGGGTGTCCGAGTCGTCGGCGTTGTTCCAGAAATCGTCGGAAGGATCGGTTGCCGTGTCTTTGTCGTCCCAGCGGAAAAGCTCCGGCCAGGCGGTCATGTCGCCGGTGTAGCCGGTGTTGAGCCCAAGCAGGCCTTCGCCGATCAGGGCGCGGCGGATGCGGTCCAACAGTTCTTCGGTCTCCCTGGTTTTGCGGGAGTCTTCGGCGTCAAAGATGGCTTTCCAGTCGCGGGAGTGGAGCTTCATGACGATGTTGTCGCGGTTCTTGGGGTGGTCCGGGTCATAGGCTTTGGACATGATGTCGTCGGCGTTTATGGTCCAGTGAAAGGACGAGCATTCGCCTTTGGTCGGGTAGAAACCCTCTCTGTCCGGGCCTTCGGACAGAATCCAGAAAAGGGTGTGCCCGGGGCTGTCGGGATCGGCGGTGATGAAGAAGCGCAAGGCCCGGTCCCAGCCGTCGGCCAGGCGGTCGGCCGTCTGCAGGAGGCGGAACGATTCCTTGTCATCATAGAATTCTCCCAGTTCACCGTCTGAGGGTGTGTAGTCACCGTCTTCCCAGGTCGCGTTGGTGACTTCCCAGCGTGGCTGAAGATTGGCGTACATGTCGTCGTCCGTGGCCCAGTGGTCGGAGTCGGCGGGTTTTCCTTCCTGGGGCGGGGTCAGGTACGGCCCTTTCCAACCGTCGCCGAGCACTTCGCCGGGCGCGGGGTGTCCGGGGTGTTCGGGAAGGTCGACAGGAAGATCTTCGACATACCGGGTCCATAGACCACGCGGTTGGCCTTCGTTTTCCGTTTCCGGGCCGCCGATGTGGTCGTCGTATTTGTCTTTGTCGTCGATGAGCTTGCGGTAGGGCTGGTTCCAGACCCATCGATCACCAGCGAAACGACCCGAAGGACGATAGAATACCAGAGTCGGGTCCATCCGGTATTCAGGGCCCTGGCCCACGTTTTTGCCGGACAGGGTGGCCGGGACGGACCAGTCGACACCCAGAACATTGGGCTTGATCTCGGCCCGCGCTTCCCACAGGTCCGGCCACTCCCGCATGTCGCCCACGTAGCCGCCGATGATGGGGCGGCCCTGCTCGTCGAAGCGGCCCTCGGGGCCAAGGATGGCGTCGCGGATCTGGTCCATGCGCTCGCGGGTGCGGCGCTCGCGTTCCATGTCGTCGAGCATGCCCACGGCCGG
Encoded proteins:
- a CDS encoding type II secretion system protein; the encoded protein is MRRPAIHLFFTAPRGFTLLEVLVVLTILGFLAAMMVPAVGMLDDMERERRTRERMDQIRDAILGPEGRFDEQGRPIIGGYVGDMREWPDLWEARAEIKPNVLGVDWSVPATLSGKNVGQGPEYRMDPTLVFYRPSGRFAGDRWVWNQPYRKLIDDKDKYDDHIGGPETENEGQPRGLWTRYVEDLPVDLPEHPGHPAPGEVLGDGWKGPYLTPPQEGKPADSDHWATDDDMYANLQPRWEVTNATWEDGDYTPSDGELGEFYDDKESFRLLQTADRLADGWDRALRFFITADPDSPGHTLFWILSEGPDREGFYPTKGECSSFHWTINADDIMSKAYDPDHPKNRDNIVMKLHSRDWKAIFDAEDSRKTRETEELLDRIRRALIGEGLLGLNTGYTGDMTAWPELFRWDDKDTATDPSDDFWNNADDSDTPYTTGQPRGLWTDKPGLADDDLNATRFGLGWRHPYIGAPFKAGADNVLRDAWGREFLFFKDDTNDAMLVLSRGFDGQFDFGSNNGTDPTILTEAFDVDDYDALLNDNKDNRHLIVSGTQWRQGFFELQRFTVINADTTTKARFLASTQAPVAGVDILEAAIAGDWAAGNATSPPVFAYSDFSATNATTGGRCLIFWNDTDGDDEPEASESGTILLFPVTAAPGSGQKTALTVDTDDFGLLP
- the pilO gene encoding type 4a pilus biogenesis protein PilO, whose product is MKKLSQFEKYGIMAAIIIACTFFYMKKVYEPQEKEFKKTVAALNKVVGEVNGLKQIPPLIQVKHELENAKKDLEEVNKRLKGTLMHTGEAREVTHMLRQINEHVAASGLKVVSLTPGGRKSDTLLQLEWNLFQLSLSGSFHGFLQLLESLRNMPDAIRVDEVALTAGNGEFLEITFNLMI